The following coding sequences are from one Novosphingobium sp. Gsoil 351 window:
- a CDS encoding I78 family peptidase inhibitor, whose protein sequence is MRALPLLLVPLALAACGQSATPDAAATAEPTGVIATTNATVEPVPSATATASGPTAAAPGASKTAMDATSTPIPANASPSACGADKAAKFVGKVATPDVRAQTIETVGHNRIRWIGPDTAVTMDFSEGRLNMALDANNRITGAKCG, encoded by the coding sequence ATGCGCGCCCTGCCCCTCCTGCTCGTCCCGCTCGCGCTCGCCGCCTGCGGCCAATCCGCCACCCCGGATGCCGCGGCGACCGCCGAACCGACAGGTGTGATCGCGACCACCAACGCGACCGTTGAGCCCGTGCCCTCGGCGACCGCCACTGCCAGCGGACCCACGGCGGCCGCTCCGGGTGCGAGTAAGACGGCGATGGACGCTACTTCGACACCGATTCCTGCCAACGCCTCGCCGTCGGCGTGCGGAGCGGACAAGGCTGCCAAATTCGTCGGAAAGGTCGCCACGCCGGACGTCCGCGCCCAGACGATCGAGACCGTCGGGCACAACCGCATCCGCTGGATCGGACCGGACACCGCGGTGACGATGGATTTCAGCGAGGGCCGGCTGAATATGGCGCTCGACGCGAATAACCGGATTACCGGCGCGAAGTGCGGTTAG
- a CDS encoding nitronate monooxygenase family protein, giving the protein MPLPAPFDRLRLPVIGSPLFIVSGPELVIAQCKAGIVGSFPTLNARPSGVLDEWLHQITEELSAHNRDNPDRPAAPFACNQIVHKTNNRLDEDMAVCAKWQVPMVITSLGAREDVNNAVHAWGGIVLHDVINDRFARKAIEKGADGLIPVAAGAGGHAGGLSPFAFMAELRTWFDGLIALSGAIAHGRSILAAQALGADFAYIGTPWIATHEANATEGYKQGIVAGDAAGIVYTNLFTGIHGNYLRSSIENAGLDPDNLPVSDPSAMNFGSGGNTKAKAWKDIWGSGQGIGTVKVVESVSERVDRFEAEYNAAITALSANTAPFAR; this is encoded by the coding sequence ATGCCGCTTCCCGCACCCTTCGATCGCCTACGTTTGCCTGTGATCGGTTCGCCGCTGTTCATCGTCTCGGGTCCGGAGCTCGTAATTGCGCAGTGCAAGGCGGGGATCGTCGGCAGTTTTCCGACACTGAACGCTCGGCCCTCGGGCGTACTCGATGAATGGCTCCACCAGATCACCGAAGAGCTGTCCGCGCACAACCGCGACAATCCTGATCGGCCCGCCGCGCCCTTCGCTTGCAACCAGATCGTCCACAAAACCAACAACCGCCTCGACGAAGACATGGCGGTCTGCGCCAAGTGGCAAGTGCCGATGGTCATCACCTCGCTCGGCGCGCGTGAGGACGTCAACAACGCGGTTCACGCTTGGGGCGGGATCGTGCTCCACGATGTCATCAACGACCGCTTCGCGCGCAAGGCCATCGAGAAAGGCGCAGATGGGCTGATCCCGGTCGCGGCCGGAGCGGGCGGGCATGCCGGAGGTCTTTCGCCGTTCGCGTTTATGGCCGAACTGCGGACCTGGTTCGACGGATTGATCGCACTTTCCGGAGCGATCGCGCACGGCCGCTCGATCCTCGCCGCCCAGGCCCTCGGCGCCGATTTCGCCTATATCGGCACCCCGTGGATCGCCACGCACGAGGCGAACGCCACAGAAGGCTACAAGCAGGGCATCGTCGCAGGCGATGCGGCGGGGATCGTGTACACCAACCTGTTCACCGGCATCCACGGCAACTATCTACGCTCGTCGATCGAAAACGCCGGGCTGGATCCCGACAACCTGCCGGTCAGCGATCCCAGCGCGATGAACTTCGGGTCGGGTGGTAATACGAAGGCGAAGGCGTGGAAGGACATCTGGGGCTCGGGCCAAGGGATCGGCACGGTCAAGGTGGTCGAATCCGTGAGCGAGCGGGTCGACCGGTTCGAAGCTGAATACAACGCCGCGATCACCGCACTTTCCGCCAACACCGCGCCGTTCGCACGCTAA
- a CDS encoding epoxide hydrolase family protein — translation MKEIHPFALAISDQQLADLGQRLANARWAERETVDDWSQGTPLGALQDLCAYWRDGYDWRRCEARLNGLGQHVTEIDGLDIHFLHVRSPHEGAMPLIMTHGWPGSVIEFLDVIGPLTDPMAHGGRAEDAFHIVAPSLPGFGFSGKPSATGWGVVKIATAWTELMRRLGYAEWVAQGGDWGAGVTTAIGVQAPAGCRGIHVNMPVARPLPEDLAAPSEPELRALKAIQHYQDWDSGYSKQQATRPQSVGYGLVDSPVALAGWILEKMWAWTDNPGSPFEALSRDTILDNLMLYWLPATGASSARLYWESFAKFSEGEVAIPAGASQFPKEIIPAPRKWAERRYCNLVYWNDLPKGGHFAAWEQPELFVTELRDCFRLMR, via the coding sequence ATGAAAGAAATCCACCCGTTCGCGCTCGCGATCTCCGACCAACAACTCGCCGACCTCGGCCAGCGCCTTGCAAACGCCCGCTGGGCGGAGCGCGAGACGGTGGACGATTGGTCGCAAGGCACGCCGCTAGGCGCGCTGCAGGACCTATGCGCGTATTGGCGCGACGGTTACGACTGGCGGCGGTGCGAGGCGCGGCTTAACGGGCTGGGCCAGCACGTCACCGAGATCGACGGCCTCGACATCCACTTCCTTCATGTCCGCTCGCCGCACGAAGGCGCGATGCCGTTGATTATGACTCACGGCTGGCCCGGATCGGTGATCGAGTTCCTCGATGTCATCGGCCCACTGACCGATCCGATGGCACATGGGGGAAGGGCGGAAGACGCGTTCCACATCGTCGCTCCATCGCTTCCCGGGTTTGGTTTCTCGGGTAAGCCGAGCGCGACCGGATGGGGCGTCGTCAAGATCGCGACGGCCTGGACCGAGCTGATGCGCCGCCTGGGTTACGCCGAGTGGGTTGCGCAAGGAGGCGACTGGGGTGCCGGGGTGACCACTGCGATTGGCGTCCAAGCGCCCGCGGGTTGCCGCGGCATCCACGTCAACATGCCCGTCGCGCGGCCCTTGCCCGAAGACCTGGCCGCGCCGAGTGAGCCGGAACTGCGCGCGCTCAAGGCGATCCAGCACTATCAGGACTGGGATTCGGGCTATTCCAAGCAGCAGGCTACGCGGCCGCAGTCGGTCGGCTACGGCCTCGTCGACTCCCCCGTCGCACTGGCGGGATGGATTCTCGAGAAGATGTGGGCGTGGACCGACAACCCGGGCTCGCCCTTCGAAGCGCTGAGCCGCGACACGATCCTCGACAACCTGATGCTATACTGGCTGCCCGCGACCGGCGCCTCGTCGGCACGGCTCTATTGGGAAAGCTTCGCCAAGTTCAGCGAGGGCGAGGTCGCCATTCCTGCGGGTGCGAGCCAGTTTCCGAAGGAAATCATCCCCGCGCCACGCAAATGGGCCGAGCGCCGCTACTGCAACCTCGTCTACTGGAACGATCTGCCCAAGGGCGGACACTTCGCGGCGTGGGAGCAGCCCGAGCTGTTCGTGACCGAGTTGCGCGATTGCTTCCGCTTGATGCGCTAG
- the leuA gene encoding 2-isopropylmalate synthase — protein MPFLSDPSVKYRPFPPINLPDRQWPGRVIDKAPRWLSTDLRDGNQALVDPMGAEKKTRFFDLLCKIGIKEIEVGFPASGATDFDYIQGLVRSGRIPGDVTPQVLTQSRRDLIETTFASLEGAETAIVHLYNAISPAWRRIVFGMGKDEIKAIAIEGAKVMRDQAARYPGTDWRFEYSPETFSTAEVEYSVEVCTAVMEVLQPTPDKPIIFNLPSTVECATPNVYADQIELFGRTIPNRDSVVISLHTHNDRGTGIAACELGLMAGADRVEGCLFGNGERTGNCDLVTVALNMYSQGVDPQIDLSDIDGIASTVTYCNQLPIHPRHPYVGELVYTSFSGSHQDAIKKGFEARARQNDDYWEMPYLPIDPADLGRSYEAVIRVNSQSGKGGFAWVLEQDQGLKLPKRMQAHFSRHVQDLADTAGRELQADDIWEVFQRVYHLNTPQHFQLVDYEEARGPDGARIFAGKIAVAGRERSVSGRGNGLISSVVATLSEAFGVELEVKDYTEHAMGAGSDARAAAYVECALPSGEIVWGVGIDEDVATASVRAVLSAANGVV, from the coding sequence ATGCCCTTTTTGTCCGACCCTTCGGTCAAGTATCGTCCGTTTCCCCCGATCAACCTGCCCGACCGCCAGTGGCCCGGCCGTGTCATCGACAAGGCCCCGCGGTGGCTATCGACCGACCTACGCGACGGCAACCAGGCGCTGGTCGACCCAATGGGCGCGGAAAAGAAGACCCGCTTCTTCGACCTGTTGTGCAAGATCGGGATCAAGGAGATCGAAGTCGGCTTCCCCGCCTCGGGTGCGACCGACTTTGACTATATCCAGGGGCTGGTCCGATCGGGGCGAATCCCCGGCGACGTTACGCCGCAAGTCCTGACCCAGTCGCGCCGCGACCTGATCGAGACCACGTTCGCCAGCCTGGAAGGGGCCGAAACCGCGATTGTCCACCTCTACAATGCGATTTCGCCCGCGTGGCGGCGGATCGTGTTCGGAATGGGCAAGGACGAGATCAAGGCCATCGCCATCGAAGGCGCCAAGGTCATGCGCGACCAGGCGGCCAGGTATCCCGGCACCGACTGGCGCTTTGAATACAGCCCCGAGACGTTCTCAACCGCGGAGGTCGAATACTCGGTCGAGGTCTGCACGGCGGTGATGGAGGTGCTCCAGCCGACGCCGGACAAGCCGATCATCTTCAACCTGCCCTCGACGGTCGAGTGCGCGACGCCCAACGTCTATGCCGACCAGATCGAGCTGTTCGGTCGCACGATCCCCAACCGCGACAGCGTGGTGATCAGCCTCCATACCCACAATGACCGTGGTACCGGGATCGCGGCGTGCGAACTGGGGCTGATGGCGGGGGCCGACCGCGTGGAAGGTTGCCTGTTCGGCAACGGCGAGCGTACCGGTAACTGCGATCTGGTGACAGTCGCGCTGAATATGTACTCGCAAGGTGTTGATCCACAGATCGATCTCTCGGACATCGACGGCATTGCCAGTACCGTCACCTATTGCAACCAGTTGCCGATCCACCCGCGCCATCCCTATGTCGGCGAGCTGGTCTACACCTCGTTTTCGGGCAGCCACCAGGACGCGATCAAGAAGGGCTTCGAGGCGCGCGCGCGACAGAACGACGACTATTGGGAAATGCCTTACCTGCCGATCGACCCGGCCGACCTGGGGCGCAGCTACGAGGCGGTGATCCGGGTCAACTCGCAGAGCGGCAAAGGCGGCTTCGCCTGGGTGCTCGAACAGGATCAGGGGCTCAAGCTACCCAAACGGATGCAGGCGCATTTCTCGCGCCATGTCCAGGACCTGGCCGACACCGCCGGGCGCGAGTTACAGGCCGACGATATCTGGGAGGTGTTCCAGCGGGTCTATCACCTTAACACCCCGCAGCATTTCCAACTCGTCGACTATGAGGAAGCGCGCGGCCCCGACGGTGCGCGGATCTTCGCAGGCAAGATCGCTGTGGCGGGGCGTGAGCGGAGCGTCAGCGGGCGCGGCAACGGGCTGATCTCGTCAGTGGTGGCGACCTTGAGCGAGGCGTTTGGGGTGGAACTCGAGGTCAAGGACTACACCGAGCACGCGATGGGCGCTGGGTCCGACGCACGCGCGGCGGCTTATGTCGAGTGCGCGCTGCCTTCGGGCGAGATCGTCTGGGGCGTGGGCATCGACGAGGACGTCGCCACCGCGAGCGTCAGGGCCGTGCTGAGCGCGGCCAATGGTGTAGTTTGA
- a CDS encoding flavodoxin family protein — protein sequence MLLIVWHSRTGAARAMAEAAWQGARGEGEARLITAAEAQPDDLLAARGYLFACPENLATMSGAMKEFFDRSYYPLLGRIEGRAYATLIAAGSDGSGAQRQIDRIAKGWRLRRVAESLIVNTAAQTPATILAPKSVAAGDLEGCRALGQALGAGLAMGAF from the coding sequence ATGTTGCTGATCGTCTGGCATTCGCGCACCGGCGCCGCTCGCGCGATGGCCGAGGCCGCGTGGCAGGGCGCGCGGGGTGAGGGCGAGGCCCGTCTGATCACGGCGGCGGAGGCCCAGCCCGACGATCTCCTCGCCGCTCGAGGCTATCTGTTCGCCTGCCCGGAAAACCTCGCGACGATGAGCGGAGCGATGAAGGAGTTCTTCGACCGCAGCTATTATCCGCTGCTCGGCCGCATCGAAGGGCGCGCCTATGCCACGCTGATCGCTGCCGGAAGCGATGGCAGCGGCGCGCAGCGGCAAATCGACCGGATCGCGAAGGGCTGGCGGCTGCGCCGGGTCGCAGAATCGCTGATCGTCAACACTGCCGCGCAAACGCCGGCCACGATTCTCGCGCCCAAGTCGGTTGCGGCCGGCGACCTGGAAGGTTGCCGCGCGTTGGGCCAGGCGCTTGGCGCGGGGCTGGCGATGGGTGCGTTCTGA
- a CDS encoding amidohydrolase — translation MTEAILEPDLPIIDPHHHLWDLRPLIASFPTPRHPFVATVALSPYYAFDQLRAEIASGHNVVGTVFMECGAFYRAGAGNAMKVLGEVEYVNGVAAQSASGLYGETRLCAGIVGHADLLLGDSVLPVLEALKSVTPRFKGIRHSAAWDADPEVLGAPFHAPRGLYLDPTFREGFAHLGRLGLTFDAWLLEPQLGDVLSLARAFPDQPIVLDHCGTPLGVASYKGRLHERFDSWRDSIRDLGKCPNVSIKLGGLAMYFAGLPDHGPEAGLSSETLAAMWRPYIETCIDAFGPNRAMFESNYPVDRWGASYAVLWNVFKRLVSGASADEKRALFAGTAAHVYGLEGLAY, via the coding sequence ATGACCGAAGCGATCCTAGAACCCGATCTGCCCATCATCGACCCACATCATCACCTGTGGGACTTGCGGCCGCTGATCGCCTCGTTTCCCACTCCGCGTCATCCGTTCGTCGCGACCGTGGCGCTTTCGCCCTACTACGCCTTCGACCAACTGCGCGCGGAAATCGCTAGCGGGCATAACGTGGTGGGCACGGTCTTCATGGAATGCGGTGCTTTCTACCGCGCCGGGGCCGGGAACGCGATGAAGGTCCTTGGCGAAGTCGAGTACGTCAACGGCGTCGCCGCGCAAAGCGCGAGCGGGCTGTACGGCGAAACCCGCCTGTGCGCGGGCATCGTCGGTCATGCTGACCTGCTGCTCGGCGACTCCGTGCTGCCTGTCCTGGAAGCGCTCAAGTCCGTGACACCGCGCTTCAAAGGCATCCGTCATTCCGCCGCGTGGGATGCCGATCCCGAAGTCCTGGGCGCGCCATTCCATGCGCCACGGGGTCTCTATCTCGACCCGACATTCCGCGAAGGCTTCGCTCACCTCGGCAGACTGGGATTGACTTTCGACGCCTGGCTGCTTGAGCCGCAACTCGGCGACGTCTTGTCGCTGGCGCGCGCTTTTCCGGACCAGCCGATCGTGCTCGACCACTGCGGCACGCCATTGGGGGTCGCATCGTACAAGGGCCGGCTCCACGAGCGCTTCGACTCCTGGCGCGATAGCATCCGCGACCTTGGCAAGTGCCCGAACGTCTCGATCAAGCTCGGCGGGCTGGCCATGTACTTCGCCGGCCTGCCCGACCACGGACCCGAAGCCGGGCTTTCGTCAGAGACACTGGCGGCGATGTGGCGACCCTATATCGAAACATGCATAGACGCGTTTGGACCCAATCGAGCGATGTTCGAGAGCAACTATCCCGTCGATCGCTGGGGCGCGAGCTACGCGGTGCTGTGGAACGTCTTCAAGCGGCTGGTGAGCGGGGCTTCGGCGGACGAAAAGCGCGCTCTCTTTGCGGGTACGGCGGCGCACGTCTACGGTCTGGAAGGGCTGGCCTACTAG
- the ilvN gene encoding acetolactate synthase small subunit — protein MKIKEREAERHVLTITVDNEAGILAKIAGLFTARGYNIDSLTVADISDNHAISRITILTHGPPAVIDQIRAQLERLVPVHKVVDLTELGAHVERELALIKVTGKGEHRVEALRLADVFRARPVDTTTESFIFELTGAPDKIDSFIALMRELGLVEVGRTGIVGMMRGAAGT, from the coding sequence ATGAAGATCAAGGAACGCGAAGCCGAACGCCACGTCCTCACCATCACCGTCGACAACGAAGCGGGCATCCTCGCCAAGATCGCCGGGCTGTTCACCGCCCGCGGTTACAATATCGACAGCCTGACCGTGGCCGACATCTCGGACAATCACGCAATCAGCCGGATCACCATCCTGACCCACGGCCCGCCCGCGGTGATCGACCAGATCCGCGCCCAGCTCGAACGCCTGGTGCCGGTCCACAAGGTGGTCGACCTGACCGAACTGGGCGCGCACGTCGAGCGCGAGCTGGCGCTGATCAAGGTCACGGGCAAGGGAGAGCACCGCGTCGAGGCGCTGCGTCTGGCCGATGTATTCCGCGCGCGGCCCGTCGACACCACCACCGAAAGCTTCATCTTCGAACTGACCGGAGCGCCCGACAAGATCGACAGCTTCATTGCGCTGATGCGTGAGTTGGGGTTGGTCGAAGTCGGCCGCACCGGCATCGTCGGGATGATGCGGGGAGCGGCGGGGACTTAG
- a CDS encoding YceI family protein, translating into MSNPRPLLLALPLALLALPLAAQQMQMPKQVPGKLDKTRVAAGIYKLDSNHTLIGWRVDHLGFSDYFGVFGDSTGSLTLDPKNPATAKVEVTIPVAKVLTASPGLNAHLLRPGKDGGKPDFFGPSPADARFVSIKVTPGKDLISASILGNLTLNGQTHPVTIAARFKGAGTAPFGGKATVGFQGKANILRSQWGIAAGIPLVSDKVELDISAPFEKQ; encoded by the coding sequence ATGTCGAATCCGAGGCCGTTGCTTCTTGCGTTGCCGCTTGCCCTGCTGGCATTGCCGCTCGCAGCGCAGCAGATGCAAATGCCGAAGCAGGTGCCAGGCAAGCTCGACAAGACCCGCGTGGCGGCAGGCATCTATAAGCTCGATTCCAACCACACTCTGATCGGCTGGCGTGTCGATCACCTTGGCTTCAGCGACTACTTCGGGGTGTTCGGCGATTCGACCGGGTCGCTCACGCTCGATCCGAAGAACCCCGCGACGGCCAAGGTCGAGGTGACGATCCCGGTCGCCAAGGTGCTGACCGCCAGCCCCGGCCTCAACGCCCACTTGCTGCGACCTGGCAAGGACGGTGGTAAGCCCGATTTCTTCGGACCCAGCCCGGCCGACGCGCGGTTCGTCTCGATCAAGGTCACTCCCGGCAAAGACCTCATCAGCGCGTCGATCCTCGGCAACCTAACCCTCAACGGACAGACCCATCCAGTGACCATCGCGGCGCGCTTCAAGGGCGCGGGCACGGCCCCGTTTGGCGGCAAGGCTACCGTCGGCTTCCAGGGCAAGGCGAATATCCTGCGCTCGCAATGGGGCATCGCCGCTGGTATTCCGCTGGTTAGCGACAAGGTCGAACTCGACATCTCGGCGCCCTTCGAGAAGCAATAG
- the ilvC gene encoding ketol-acid reductoisomerase yields MKVYYDADADLNLITGKKIAIVGYGSQGHAHAQNLRDSGVKEVAVALRPGSATAKKAEGAGFKVLSNKDAAAWADILMILAPDEHQAAIWNDDLAGNMKPGAAIAFAHGLNVHFGLIEPPKDIDVIMIAPKGPGHTVRSEYVRGGGVPCLIAIHQDATGNAHDVALAYASGVGGGRSGIIETNFKEECETDLFGEQAVLCGGITHLIQAGFETLVEAGYAPEMAYFECLHETKLIVDLLYEGGIANMRYSISNTAEYGDITTGPRIITDETKAEMKRVLADIQSGRFVKNFVLDNRAGQPELKAARKAAEAHPIEKTGAELRAMMPWIGANKLVDKAKN; encoded by the coding sequence GTGAAAGTCTATTACGACGCCGACGCCGATCTCAACCTGATCACCGGCAAGAAGATCGCGATCGTCGGCTACGGCAGCCAGGGCCACGCCCACGCCCAGAACCTGCGCGACAGCGGGGTCAAGGAGGTCGCCGTAGCGCTGCGCCCCGGCTCGGCCACGGCCAAGAAGGCCGAAGGCGCCGGCTTCAAGGTGCTGTCCAACAAAGACGCCGCCGCCTGGGCCGACATCCTGATGATCCTGGCCCCGGACGAGCATCAGGCCGCGATCTGGAACGACGATCTGGCGGGCAACATGAAACCCGGCGCGGCCATCGCCTTCGCCCACGGACTCAACGTACACTTCGGGCTGATCGAGCCGCCCAAGGACATCGACGTGATCATGATTGCGCCCAAGGGTCCTGGCCACACCGTTCGCAGCGAGTACGTGCGGGGCGGCGGGGTGCCCTGCCTGATCGCGATCCACCAGGACGCCACGGGGAACGCCCACGACGTCGCCCTCGCCTATGCTAGTGGCGTCGGCGGCGGGCGTTCGGGGATCATCGAGACCAACTTCAAGGAAGAGTGCGAGACCGACCTGTTCGGCGAGCAGGCGGTGCTCTGCGGCGGGATCACCCACCTGATCCAGGCAGGGTTCGAGACGCTGGTAGAGGCCGGCTATGCCCCCGAAATGGCCTATTTCGAGTGCCTGCACGAAACCAAGCTGATCGTCGATCTGCTCTATGAGGGCGGCATCGCCAACATGCGCTATTCGATCAGCAATACCGCCGAATATGGCGACATCACCACCGGCCCGAGAATCATCACCGATGAGACCAAGGCCGAGATGAAACGCGTGCTGGCAGACATCCAGTCGGGCCGGTTCGTCAAGAACTTCGTCCTCGACAACCGCGCCGGGCAGCCCGAACTCAAGGCCGCGCGCAAGGCCGCCGAGGCGCATCCGATCGAGAAGACCGGGGCCGAGTTACGCGCGATGATGCCGTGGATCGGGGCGAACAAGCTGGTCGACAAGGCCAAGAACTGA
- a CDS encoding MOSC domain-containing protein: MPAHVLALARDDLHRVSKQPCARVRLIAGLGVEGDAHAGLTMQHRSRWVKQRTVPNLRQVHLIHAELFDELYAKGFVIAPARMGENVTTRGIDLLGLSAGTRLRLGTRAVIELTGLRNPCFKLDGIAPGLMGAVLEKGAGKTLIRKAGVMAVVVASGEVGIGDPVTIATVPPILVPLKPV, translated from the coding sequence ATGCCCGCACACGTACTGGCCCTTGCTCGCGACGATCTGCACCGGGTGTCGAAGCAGCCGTGCGCGCGGGTCCGCCTGATCGCCGGTCTCGGCGTCGAGGGTGACGCGCACGCCGGGCTGACGATGCAGCATCGTTCGCGGTGGGTGAAGCAGCGCACCGTGCCCAACCTGCGCCAGGTTCACCTGATCCATGCCGAACTGTTCGACGAATTGTACGCCAAAGGCTTTGTCATCGCGCCTGCTCGGATGGGCGAGAACGTGACGACGCGGGGGATCGACTTGCTCGGTCTGTCCGCCGGGACCAGGCTACGGCTTGGCACGAGGGCGGTGATCGAGCTGACCGGGCTGCGCAACCCCTGCTTCAAGCTCGACGGGATAGCGCCTGGCCTAATGGGAGCGGTGCTCGAGAAGGGCGCGGGTAAGACCCTGATCCGCAAGGCCGGAGTGATGGCGGTGGTCGTCGCGTCCGGCGAGGTCGGAATCGGCGATCCCGTCACCATCGCCACCGTCCCTCCGATTCTCGTCCCGCTTAAGCCGGTGTGA
- a CDS encoding alcohol dehydrogenase family protein, translated as MKALRYYGVRDIRHEGMDDPRLETDRDAIVRMTGCSICGSDLHIWHGHGFSEDIGFCVGHEAVGEVVEVGRGVSRLRVGDSVMMPAAVGCGACRSCLGGVVHTCESNASGCYGLSASLQGVQAEAFRVPVADVNAVKIPSGISEDQALMMTDALATAWFGARNADIRPGNSVAVIGLGPIGLMAVDSAFVMGAGVVYAIDPVAERRALATEAGAIALAPDEALETIRAATHGVKLDCVVEAVGSEATVDLALRLVRRRGTVSVIGVQQARRYAFPLERAFAAGLTFRIGTCSVPEELPALFPLVQSGRLRPEKYISHRMPLSAGPDAYRLFEARESGALKMVLLPD; from the coding sequence ATGAAAGCGCTGCGTTACTACGGAGTACGTGACATCCGCCACGAGGGGATGGACGACCCGCGCCTCGAGACCGACCGCGACGCCATCGTGCGGATGACCGGCTGCTCGATCTGCGGCAGCGACTTGCACATCTGGCACGGCCACGGGTTCAGCGAGGATATCGGCTTCTGCGTCGGCCACGAAGCGGTCGGCGAGGTGGTCGAAGTGGGCCGGGGCGTAAGCCGCCTCAGGGTCGGCGACAGCGTGATGATGCCCGCGGCAGTCGGTTGCGGGGCGTGCCGCTCGTGCTTGGGCGGTGTGGTCCACACCTGCGAGAGCAACGCCAGCGGCTGCTACGGACTGTCGGCCAGTTTGCAAGGCGTTCAGGCCGAGGCGTTCCGGGTCCCCGTCGCGGACGTCAACGCGGTCAAAATTCCCAGCGGCATCAGCGAGGATCAGGCGCTCATGATGACCGACGCACTCGCCACCGCCTGGTTCGGCGCGCGCAACGCCGACATTCGGCCCGGCAACAGCGTGGCGGTGATCGGCTTGGGCCCGATCGGGCTGATGGCGGTAGACAGCGCGTTCGTAATGGGCGCAGGAGTCGTCTATGCGATCGACCCGGTGGCCGAGCGGAGGGCGCTGGCGACCGAGGCTGGAGCAATTGCGCTCGCTCCCGACGAGGCGCTCGAAACGATCCGCGCGGCGACCCACGGTGTAAAGCTGGATTGCGTGGTCGAGGCGGTCGGGAGCGAGGCGACGGTCGACCTGGCCCTGCGGTTGGTCCGGCGGCGCGGGACGGTCTCGGTGATCGGTGTCCAGCAGGCGCGCCGCTACGCTTTCCCGCTCGAACGCGCGTTCGCGGCAGGGCTGACCTTTCGCATCGGCACGTGCTCGGTCCCCGAGGAGCTGCCCGCGCTGTTCCCGCTGGTTCAATCGGGGCGTTTGCGGCCGGAAAAATACATCAGCCACCGGATGCCGCTGAGCGCCGGGCCGGATGCCTACAGGCTATTCGAGGCGCGCGAAAGCGGCGCGCTCAAGATGGTGCTGCTGCCTGATTGA